The following proteins are co-located in the Lacticaseibacillus paracasei subsp. paracasei genome:
- the ppdK gene encoding pyruvate, phosphate dikinase translates to MKQIYAFAEGNMEMRALLGGKGANLAEMTNLGLPVPPGFTITTAACHSYQTNHGLSDDLLRELDTHLTALEQATGKQFDDQTSPLLVSVRSGAPISMPGMMDTILNIGLNDQTAVALAKLTNDPRFAYDSYRRLLAMFGNVVYGLSEKAFDDVLTTMKRDKGYASDLDLTTTDLQAIIASFKQLYEQAGKTFPQAPKDQMLAAIAAVFESWNNHRAVIYRRENQIPEDLGTAVNIQTMVFGNAGEDSGTGVAFTRDPATGERALFGEYLLNAQGEDVVSGVRTPQPVAVLQAQMPAVYDQLATIATKLEQHYRDMQDLEFTIEHGHFYLLQARNGKRTPAAAVKIAVDLVNEGLINQHEAILRVAPKSISDMLHPEFDPEVLAAHTVLATGLPASPGAASGEVYFTAADAKTAHDAGHQVILMRQDTSPEDIEGMIVSQAIVTARGGMTSHAAVVARGMGATGVVGMHALSVDEHAKTATVGSTVLHEGDWVSVDGTTGNLYRGQITTTAAMVKESLATLLTWAKDASSMAVFTNADTPKDLEQALAFGADGIGLTRTEHMFFQPERLLQMRRLILAKDAAGRKTPLQALEKMQEQDFYELYRLANGKAVTIRLLDPPLHEFLPHDSREISEVAQDLGLEQNQLRERMAALKEVNPMLGHRGDRLAMTFPNIYEMQVRAMMHAVFRLADEGMKVTPHIMIPLTNSETELIWVRKLVTDQIKQLVATKGIKVDYEVGTMIETPRACITADKIANAADFFSFGTNDLTQLTFGYSRDDVGSFLPDYLSKGILPADPFQTVDTEGVGAFMQMAVEKGRATKPQLTIGVCGEVGGDPDSVTFFNQIGVSYVSCSPYRVPVARLAAAQATLRAEKQTKQPS, encoded by the coding sequence ACACTTGACGGCCTTGGAGCAGGCAACTGGCAAGCAGTTCGATGATCAGACATCCCCGTTGCTCGTGTCGGTTCGTTCCGGCGCGCCGATTTCAATGCCGGGGATGATGGATACAATCTTAAACATCGGCTTGAATGATCAAACCGCTGTGGCTTTGGCAAAACTCACGAATGATCCGCGATTTGCGTATGACAGTTATCGCCGCTTGCTTGCGATGTTCGGCAATGTGGTCTACGGCCTTTCGGAAAAAGCGTTTGATGACGTTCTAACGACCATGAAACGTGATAAGGGCTATGCTTCAGATTTGGATCTGACAACGACTGATTTGCAGGCAATCATTGCATCATTTAAGCAACTGTATGAGCAGGCAGGCAAAACGTTCCCACAGGCGCCTAAGGATCAGATGTTAGCGGCGATTGCAGCCGTCTTTGAGTCATGGAATAACCACAGAGCCGTGATTTATCGTCGGGAAAATCAAATCCCTGAAGATCTTGGAACTGCGGTGAACATTCAGACCATGGTTTTCGGGAATGCTGGTGAAGATTCTGGGACCGGGGTTGCCTTTACACGTGATCCGGCAACTGGCGAACGCGCCTTGTTCGGCGAATATCTATTGAACGCACAAGGTGAGGATGTGGTTTCCGGTGTGCGGACGCCGCAGCCGGTCGCCGTTTTGCAGGCACAAATGCCAGCAGTTTATGATCAGCTGGCAACCATCGCTACGAAACTGGAGCAACATTATCGTGATATGCAGGATTTGGAGTTCACGATTGAACACGGCCATTTTTATCTGTTGCAGGCGCGTAATGGGAAAAGAACGCCAGCCGCGGCGGTGAAAATCGCGGTTGATTTAGTTAATGAAGGACTGATCAATCAGCATGAGGCTATTCTGCGGGTGGCACCTAAATCGATCAGTGACATGCTGCATCCGGAATTTGATCCTGAAGTGCTGGCCGCGCATACTGTTTTGGCAACTGGTTTGCCAGCTTCACCGGGAGCGGCTTCTGGTGAAGTTTACTTCACTGCCGCTGATGCCAAAACGGCGCACGATGCCGGCCATCAAGTTATTTTGATGCGGCAAGATACCTCGCCTGAAGATATTGAAGGTATGATTGTCAGTCAGGCAATTGTGACGGCGCGTGGCGGGATGACGTCACATGCAGCGGTTGTAGCTCGCGGCATGGGTGCGACTGGGGTTGTCGGCATGCACGCACTAAGCGTTGATGAACATGCGAAAACTGCCACGGTTGGGTCAACCGTTCTCCACGAAGGCGATTGGGTATCGGTTGACGGTACCACTGGCAATTTGTATCGTGGTCAAATCACCACAACGGCGGCGATGGTCAAGGAAAGCTTAGCCACTTTATTGACATGGGCAAAAGATGCAAGTAGCATGGCCGTGTTTACCAATGCAGATACTCCTAAGGATTTGGAGCAAGCACTGGCATTTGGTGCTGATGGCATCGGCTTAACCCGGACTGAACACATGTTTTTCCAACCAGAACGACTGTTGCAGATGCGCCGATTGATTTTGGCCAAAGATGCGGCTGGTCGCAAGACGCCGCTACAAGCGCTAGAAAAAATGCAGGAGCAGGATTTTTACGAGCTATACCGGCTTGCGAATGGTAAAGCAGTGACGATTCGCCTCTTGGATCCGCCGCTGCATGAGTTCTTGCCACATGATAGCCGAGAAATCAGTGAAGTTGCGCAAGATCTTGGCCTGGAGCAAAATCAGCTACGCGAACGGATGGCTGCCCTCAAGGAAGTCAATCCAATGTTGGGGCATCGTGGTGATCGATTAGCTATGACTTTCCCAAATATTTATGAGATGCAGGTTCGGGCCATGATGCATGCGGTATTCCGGCTTGCCGACGAAGGCATGAAGGTCACCCCGCACATCATGATTCCACTGACCAACTCCGAGACTGAATTGATCTGGGTTCGGAAATTGGTAACAGATCAAATCAAGCAACTAGTCGCAACAAAAGGGATCAAAGTCGATTACGAAGTCGGCACCATGATCGAAACCCCACGTGCTTGCATCACGGCCGATAAGATTGCGAATGCTGCCGATTTCTTCAGTTTTGGGACTAATGACCTGACGCAGTTGACCTTTGGCTATTCCCGTGATGATGTTGGCTCGTTCTTGCCGGACTATTTGAGTAAAGGCATTTTACCAGCAGATCCATTCCAAACCGTTGATACGGAAGGTGTTGGGGCCTTCATGCAGATGGCTGTCGAGAAAGGCCGGGCGACAAAGCCGCAACTGACCATTGGCGTCTGTGGTGAAGTCGGTGGCGATCCTGACTCTGTGACCTTCTTTAACCAAATTGGCGTCAGCTACGTTTCGTGCTCGCCATATCGGGTGCCGGTTGCTCGTCTCGCTGCTGCTCAGGCAACGTTGCGTGCAGAAAAACAGACGAAGCAGCCTTCATAA